TAAGGCCCGAAGGCCCTCATCTTCCGTGACGACCGTGTTCAACAAAGGACGAAAGCAGCCTAGGAAACACAACGTGAAAACATCGTTGTCATAGGCTAAGGGCCTCCCCCAATTCCGTCAAAGAGGGAATCCGAGCCCGGGTGCGGCACCCTCTGCTTGCAGAGGGTTAAGCCGTTGAGAAGACTCATGGCGCTTTGTGATGGGGATAAAAAATCAGTTCTTTAGTCCGTGAGCCCGAGACTCAAGAATTCCCATGGGTGTCATTTCCATGAATAGGGCGTTGCTGCGAATATCCTCAATCCGCGTGGCATTAAGGTAACTCATGCCACTGCGAAGGCCGCCCGAAAGCTCGTTAATCACATCATAGATATGGCCCTTAACCGGCAGTTGGGTGGACTCTCCTTCAGGGGCCATACCCTCGGGGACTCCTCCTCGCCAGGAGACTTGGGCGGCCTTAGAGGCCATTCCCCGATATTGCTTCATGCCGTTGCGGATAGGGCCAGGGGTCTCAATAGTGCCCGCCAACAGAGAACCCAACATCACGGAGTCCGCTCCGGCGGCAAGTGCCTTAACAATGTCTCCCGAGCTTTTGACGCCACCATCAGCAATCACTGGGACTCCCTTGGCGCGGGCAACGTGAGCGCAAAGGGAGATCGCTGTGAGCTGAGGGACTCCACAGCCGGTGATAATGCGCGTGGTACACATGGAACCAGGACCAATGCCCACCTTGATGGCGTCGGCTCCTGCTTCAATTAAATCCTCAGCACCTTTAGGGGTTGCAATATTGCCCGCAATGATCTGCAGCCCCTTGAACTCGGACTTGAGCCAGCTCATCACTTCGAGCATGGCGACCGAATGCCCGTGGGCGATATCGATGGTGAGAACATCCACGCCACTTTCCACCAAGGCCTTGGCACGATCTTGGTAATCTTCATTGACCCCAATTGATGCGCCAATGTGGGCAGCGCCTGACTCCTTGACCCTGGTCACTTGTTTGACCTGATCTGCAATGGACATAAAACGGTGAAGGATGCCAATGGCCCCAAGCTTGCCCATGCCGATGGCCATTTCTGCTTCAGTCACGGTATCCATATTGGCGCTAATGAAAGGGCGATCAATAGTCATTTCTCGGGTGAGGTGTGTGGAGAGATCAGGGTCACGACGGGAACGGACTTCTGATTTGTTTGGTACCAGCAAAACATCATCAAAGGTGTAGGCCTTGCCCCTTGTCGTTAAAGCTTCCCAATTAAACATCAATTCCATTGATTCCTCCCCGGCTTTAGCAGCTTGATTGAAGTTGTTTGCTTCGGGCTTCGTAAATGAAGAAAAACCAGATGTAAAAGTAGATCGAGGCCAGCATCGACAACCCTCCTGTTAAAACGCGGGCTGTGGGATGAGTCAATGCCGGATGAAGCTGGCCAAGCATTTCAAAGCCCAGCTCCAAGCCAAAGCTCATGGCAAATAGCAAAACCAACCACCAAAAGACGCCGACGGTCAGAAGGCTCGATCGCTCCAGAGCATCGACCTT
This is a stretch of genomic DNA from Pseudobdellovibrionaceae bacterium. It encodes these proteins:
- a CDS encoding guanosine monophosphate reductase, which produces MFNWEALTTRGKAYTFDDVLLVPNKSEVRSRRDPDLSTHLTREMTIDRPFISANMDTVTEAEMAIGMGKLGAIGILHRFMSIADQVKQVTRVKESGAAHIGASIGVNEDYQDRAKALVESGVDVLTIDIAHGHSVAMLEVMSWLKSEFKGLQIIAGNIATPKGAEDLIEAGADAIKVGIGPGSMCTTRIITGCGVPQLTAISLCAHVARAKGVPVIADGGVKSSGDIVKALAAGADSVMLGSLLAGTIETPGPIRNGMKQYRGMASKAAQVSWRGGVPEGMAPEGESTQLPVKGHIYDVINELSGGLRSGMSYLNATRIEDIRSNALFMEMTPMGILESRAHGLKN